A genomic region of Bactrocera dorsalis isolate Fly_Bdor chromosome 3, ASM2337382v1, whole genome shotgun sequence contains the following coding sequences:
- the LOC125777323 gene encoding ryncolin-4-like isoform X2, with protein sequence MCRQQWISLQLALLLIYCGLGASTASIVGYDDLRMKYLPSNCNEAVHLAGSKAKSGIYKIGLPLPQGAVKEFYVNCLLDPSGGEAWTLIQRRQNKSIDFQRGWEEYKNGFGNLNTNFFIGLDKLHALTESQLHELWIELKDFDGVEKHAMYDSFAITDESQKYAMNILGTYSGTAGDALTEPHGGANFSTFDQDTTDHHCATAFKGGWWYGKKPCVKSHLNGVYHNGYYDTTKAEGIIWSNWRGVNYSMKYVHMAIRPKDLRIDNKLVN encoded by the exons ATGTGCAGACAACAGTGGATCTCGTTGCAGTTAGCTTTGCTGCTAATTTACTGTGGTCTCGGTGCCAGTACAGCAAGCATTGTGGGATACGATGACCTGCGTATGAAATATTTACCGtcgaactgcaatgaagcagtTCATTTGGCGGGGAGCAAAGCTAAAAgtggtatatataaaattggatTGCCACTGCCACAAGGTGCTGTTAAAGAGTTCTATGTTAACTGTTTGCTGGATCCATCGGGTGGAGAAGCCTGGACGCTAATACAACGACGACAAAACAAATCTATAGACTTTCAGCGCGGCTGGGAGGAGTACAAGAATGGCTTTGGCAACTTAAATACGAATTTCTTTATTGGTCTCGATAAATTACATGCCCTAACGGAATCACAGTTGCACGAATTATGGATCGAGTTGAAGGACTTCGACGGTGTGGAGAAGCATGCCATGTACGACAGTTTTGCCATTACAGACGAGAGccaaaaatatgcaatgaaTATTTTAGGCACATATTCGGGCACAGCAGGTGACGCCTTAACTGAGCCACACGGTGGCGCGAACTTCAGCACATTCGATCAGGATACTACCGACCATCATTGCGCAACGGCATTTAAAGGCGGTTGGTGGTATGGAAAGAAGCCTTGCGTGAAAAg CCACTTAAATGGAGTCTACCATAATGGCTACTATGACACTACTAAAGCTGAGGGTATAATTTGGTCGAATTGGCGTGGAGTCAACTATTCTATGAAGTATGTGCATATGGCAATTAGACCGAAAGATCTGCGTATCGATAATAAATTAGTGAACTAA